From Halobacillus sp. Marseille-Q1614, the proteins below share one genomic window:
- a CDS encoding HDIG domain-containing metalloprotein: MSEAACESIGARGLLARVAAYYHDLGKTLRPNYFIENQMGLKNPHDFIDPKQSASIIISHPYDGARMLKEEKFPDEIIDIAMQHHGTTLLKYFYVKAKEIDRNVSEEVFRYPGPKPQTKEAAIVCVCDSVEAAVRSLSEPTQDKIRGIVHLIIESRMLDGQFDDCRITFNELKKVENAICETLQGIFHSRIQYPDQKTTVKEAN; the protein is encoded by the coding sequence TTGAGTGAAGCAGCATGTGAGTCGATAGGAGCAAGAGGACTGCTGGCAAGAGTCGCTGCTTATTACCATGATCTCGGAAAAACACTGCGGCCCAACTATTTTATCGAAAATCAAATGGGCCTTAAGAATCCGCACGACTTTATCGATCCGAAGCAGAGTGCGTCCATCATTATTAGTCACCCTTATGACGGGGCGCGTATGCTTAAAGAAGAAAAGTTCCCGGATGAAATAATCGATATTGCGATGCAGCATCACGGGACTACTTTATTGAAATACTTTTATGTAAAGGCGAAAGAAATCGACAGAAACGTCAGTGAAGAAGTGTTTAGATATCCAGGGCCTAAACCACAGACGAAAGAAGCGGCAATTGTATGCGTATGTGATTCAGTGGAAGCTGCCGTCCGGTCGCTGAGTGAGCCGACTCAGGATAAGATAAGAGGGATCGTTCATTTGATCATAGAAAGCCGCATGCTCGACGGACAGTTTGATGACTGCCGGATCACATTTAACGAATTAAAAAAAGTAGAAAATGCAATTTGTGAAACACTACAAGGGATCTTTCATTCAAGAATCCAATATCCAGACCAAAAAACAACCGTGAAGGAGGCCAATTAA
- the ybeY gene encoding rRNA maturation RNase YbeY, with protein sequence MHIDFHDETNSVDEAYVDLIERVIQYAAKKEEVPGEAELSVTFVDNKEIQEINRNYRQKDQPTDVISFAMQELGEGEVEVQAQNENLPVLLGDIVISVDMAKEQAEEYGHSLEREHAFLALHGFLHLLGYDHIEKEDENKMFAKQEEILNEYGLERS encoded by the coding sequence ATCCACATCGATTTTCACGACGAAACAAATTCAGTAGATGAAGCTTATGTAGATTTAATTGAACGTGTTATCCAGTATGCCGCTAAGAAAGAAGAAGTCCCGGGCGAAGCGGAACTCTCGGTAACGTTTGTAGACAATAAAGAAATCCAGGAAATTAACCGCAATTATCGCCAGAAGGATCAGCCAACTGACGTAATCTCATTTGCGATGCAGGAGCTTGGCGAAGGTGAAGTTGAAGTACAGGCTCAGAATGAGAACCTGCCCGTACTTCTTGGCGATATCGTTATTTCAGTTGATATGGCTAAAGAGCAGGCTGAGGAATATGGCCATTCCCTCGAAAGAGAGCATGCGTTTCTAGCGCTGCACGGATTTCTTCACCTGCTTGGTTATGATCATATCGAAAAAGAAGATGAAAATAAGATGTTTGCTAAGCAAGAGGAAATCTTAAATGAGT